A genomic stretch from Candidatus Sulfotelmatobacter sp. includes:
- the selA gene encoding L-seryl-tRNA(Sec) selenium transferase, translating into MSRAPDPRRRLPAIESLLHEPALAEALRELPRALVVEAVRAEVASARRGLRARQAAAPSPAALAGLAAERARREGRPPLRRVLNATGIVLHTNLGRAPLAAPASRAIHEVASGYCNLEYDLVTGRRGQRGIAVQEWIGRLTGAEAAVVVNNGAAAILLALSALARGRGVIVSRGELVEIGGSFRVPEIMEQSGARLIEVGTTNRTHLRDYQRALERHDDVAAVLRVHPSNFRVRGFTARPELPELAALAHRRRLPLIEDLGSGALLDLATVGLEHEPTAAESLAAGADVVTFSGDKLLGGAQAGLLIGRRRYVERAAAAPLARALRPDKLALAALAATLPLYADPERAVREIPALAMLRAGEPELRARAERLAALLKAALPAAELKLARGEGEVGGGSLPGARLTDWLVEVALPGMSARELEGRVRAGEPPLLGTIRAGRFRLDVRTLFDADLEVVAGAVARAVR; encoded by the coding sequence ATGTCGCGCGCTCCAGACCCGCGCCGGCGCCTGCCGGCCATCGAGTCCCTGCTCCACGAGCCCGCCCTCGCGGAAGCTCTGCGCGAGCTGCCGCGCGCGCTGGTCGTGGAGGCGGTGCGGGCCGAGGTGGCCAGCGCCCGGCGCGGCCTTCGCGCTCGCCAGGCCGCCGCGCCGAGTCCTGCGGCGCTGGCCGGCCTTGCCGCCGAACGGGCGCGACGCGAGGGGCGGCCGCCCCTGCGGCGGGTGCTCAACGCCACCGGGATCGTGCTTCATACCAATCTCGGCCGCGCGCCGTTGGCGGCGCCGGCGAGCCGTGCGATCCACGAGGTCGCGTCCGGGTACTGCAATCTCGAGTACGACCTGGTGACCGGCCGGAGGGGGCAGCGCGGCATTGCGGTCCAGGAATGGATCGGGCGCCTGACCGGGGCCGAGGCCGCGGTGGTGGTGAACAACGGCGCCGCCGCGATCCTGCTCGCGCTGTCGGCGCTGGCGCGAGGTCGCGGCGTGATCGTTTCCCGGGGCGAGCTGGTCGAGATCGGCGGCTCGTTCCGCGTGCCCGAGATCATGGAGCAGAGCGGCGCGCGGCTCATCGAGGTCGGCACCACCAATCGCACGCACCTGCGCGACTACCAGCGCGCGCTCGAGCGTCACGATGACGTCGCTGCAGTGCTGCGCGTCCATCCCAGCAATTTTCGCGTGCGCGGCTTCACCGCGCGCCCCGAGCTCCCCGAGCTGGCCGCGCTCGCTCACCGCCGGCGCCTGCCCTTGATCGAGGATCTGGGCAGCGGCGCGCTGCTCGATCTCGCCACCGTCGGCCTCGAGCACGAGCCGACCGCGGCCGAAAGCCTCGCCGCCGGCGCCGACGTCGTCACCTTCTCGGGCGACAAGCTGCTGGGCGGCGCCCAGGCCGGGCTGCTGATCGGCCGGCGGCGCTACGTCGAGCGAGCAGCCGCGGCGCCGCTGGCCCGCGCCCTGCGTCCCGACAAGCTGGCGCTCGCCGCACTCGCCGCGACGCTCCCGCTCTACGCCGATCCCGAGCGCGCGGTGCGCGAGATTCCGGCGCTGGCCATGCTGCGCGCGGGGGAGCCCGAGCTGCGCGCTCGCGCCGAGCGGCTCGCCGCGCTGCTGAAGGCCGCGCTCCCGGCGGCCGAACTGAAGCTCGCGCGCGGCGAGGGCGAGGTCGGGGGGGGCTCGCTTCCCGGCGCGCGGCTCACCGACTGGCTGGTCGAGGTCGCGCTGCCCGGGATGAGCGCCCGGGAACTCGAGGGACGAGTGCGCGCGGGCGAACCGCCGCTGCTCGGCACGATCCGGGCCGGCCGATTCCGGCTCGACGTTCGCACCCTGTTCGATGCCGACCTCGAAGTGGTCGCCGGAGCAGTCGCGCGCGCCGTCCGCTGA